A DNA window from Portunus trituberculatus isolate SZX2019 chromosome 47, ASM1759143v1, whole genome shotgun sequence contains the following coding sequences:
- the LOC123498257 gene encoding oplophorus-luciferin 2-monooxygenase non-catalytic subunit-like translates to MEGRVTVLLLLLLCVSSNYGSQDSNFNQDSSLKQNSSFDLTHFNRQGVQPLGYPCPGGNDIKPCVCLSGGFMIRDLHCSGVANETQLAQVFSAKFPYRHFRSLVMVDNAGVKELRAGVFGDLTFQELRLVSGSLERIEAGTFAKSHNTLNLMHFYYNNIHDFPFAELASFTKLREVRLYGNKFSLLPPLTSLSMEIFSIGYNPLHVINDTTFAATPALRELHLYGVNLTELQPGIFSKLPNLSFLSLRDNHLSNLLDATVTLGGVDGGQVYLQNNDLTFVAPNALTGLGGGCVYLQDNALMEVAELAWRPLLEANVTLDLRTVTPRSPTTSQLTLDMLHSTSA, encoded by the exons ATGGAGGGACGTGTGACGGTTCTCTTATTACTCCTTTTATGCGTGAGTAGCAATTATGGGTCCCAAGATTCCAATTTCAACCAAGATTCCAGTTTAAAGCAAAATTCAAGTTTTGATCTGACTCATTTTAACCGCCAAGGGGTCCAGCCTCTCGGGTACCCATGCCCGGGCGGAAATGACATCAAGCCGTGTGTCTGCCTCAGCGGCGGATTTATGATAAGAGATCTGCATTGCTCAGGCGTGGCCAACGAGACTCAGCTAGCTCAAGTTTTCAGTGCCAAATTCCCTTACCGCCACTTtcgctcccttgtgatggtggACAACGCTGGTGTGAAGGAGCTGCGGGCGGGCGTGTTCGGTGATTTAACGTTCCAGGAGCTGCGTCTGGTGTCCGGCTCGCTGGAGAGGATAGAGGCCGGGACGTTCGCTAAAAGCCACAACACGCTCAACCTGATGCATTTCTATTATAACAATATCCACGACTTCCCCTTCGCAGAGCTCGCCTCCTTCACCAAGCTGCGGGAGGTGAGGCTTTACGGCAACAAGTTCTCTCTCCTGCCACCTCTCACGTCCCTCTCGATGGAAATCTTCAGCATTGGATATAACCCGCTACATGTCATTAACGACACCACCTTTGCCGCCACACCTGCCTTACGAGAGCTCCACCTGTACGGTGTCAACCTTACCGAGCTACAGCCAG GAATATTTAGCAAGCTACCTAACCTCTCTTTCCTGAGTTTGAGAGACAACCACCTCTCCAATCTTCTTGACGCGACTGTGACTCTGGGTGGAGTGGATGGTGGCCAAGTGTACCTGCAGAACAACGACCTTACTTTCGTCGCTCCTAATGCCCTCACAG GTCTTGGCGGAGGCTGTGTGTACCTGCAGGACAACGCGCTGATGGAGGTGGCAGAATTGGCTTGGCGGCCTTTGCTTGAAGCCAACGTCACCCTCGACCTCAGAA